The Pangasianodon hypophthalmus isolate fPanHyp1 chromosome 2, fPanHyp1.pri, whole genome shotgun sequence genome window below encodes:
- the LOC113526885 gene encoding odorant receptor 131-2 has protein sequence MNSSAGSAYENFNLSLPQNVTPKDSFSSALTKNIVAMLVWLALSILNGTMTSTFFKHNFFYEDPRYIMFIYMVINDAVQLTLVTASFLQVSYAFSKILVSACCPLIMTAVLTTRSTPLILGGMAIERYISICFPLHYGHMCTVQRTIWIIGVILVLSIIPPLTDLFITLAKEPASFFESFIFCDHSLLFRDRSIYYKNCAFDSVYFSFVFLALLYTYCKIMLTARAASTDLVSVKKARNTVLLHCVQLLLCMLAFVVPSMQAPLIQLFPQYGLEIRYINFLLVYIIPRFLSPMIYGVRDEKFRKYWIRYLLSRVNRVKPTEHLPQKPR, from the exons ATGAACTCTTCTGCTGGCTCTGCATATGAAAACTTCAACCTCAGCCTGCCTCAGAATGTTACTCCAAAGGACAGCTTTAGCAGCGCACTTACAAAAAACATAGTGGCCATGCTAGTGTGGCTGGCCCTTAGCATCCTCAATGGTACCATGACATCCACTTTCTTTAAACACAACTTTTTCTACGAGGACCCGCGCTacataatgtttatttacatgGTCATTAATGATGCAGTCCAGCTGACGCTTGTAACAG catcCTTTCTCCAGGTGAGTTATGCTTTCTCCAAGATCCTGGTGTCTGCCTGTTGCCCACTCATCATGACAGCTGTTCTGACGACACGCTCTACTCCCCTCATCCTTGGCGGGATGGCCATCGAGCGCTACATTTCCATTTGCTTTCCCCTCCATTACGGCCACATGTGCACAGTGCAGCGCACCATCTGGATCATAGGGGTTATCCTTGTTCTAAGTATCATACCCCCCCTCACAGACCTCTTTATAACTCTTGCCAAGGAGCCTGCATCCTTTTTTGAAAGCTTTATCTTCTGTGACCACTCACTTCTCTTCCGTGACCGCTCCATCTACTACAAGAATTGTGCTTTTGACAGtgtctatttttcttttgtctttttggcTTTACTCTATACATACTGCAAGATCATGTTGACAGCACGAGCAGCCTCCACTGACCTGGTGTCTGTGAAAAAGGCACGGAACACGGTGCTGCTCCATTGTGTGCAGCTGCTGCTCTGCATGCTGGCTTTTGTGGTGCCATCCATGCAGGCTCCTCTAATCCAGTTGTTTCCCCAGTATGGACTGGAAATACGCTACATCAACTTTCTGCTGGTGTACATCATCCCACGCTTCTTGAGCCCTATGATCTATGGAGTGAGAGATGAGAAATTCAGAAAGTATTGGATTAGGTACCTTCTGTCTAGGGTCAATAGGGTGAAACCTACTGAACACTTGCCTCAAAAACCAAGGTGA
- the LOC113526877 gene encoding odorant receptor 131-2-like, giving the protein MNITDQLRIPDSYQEAFAKNIVIVSLATIIIFINGMLVVTFFCNPVFHSESRYILYINLVINDILMICISVTLYVLTYAWPYINVSICCTLLVIASTTYMSTPLNLAGMAVERYIAVCKPLHHTRICTVERTYMLICLLWGIGAIPAIIDIIIIAAIQPSTFFNSLTFCQPIIVYNTVYHAQKTIVTQAIYMSVVWITLFYTYFKVLFIAKVASSSHHQNSAKKARNTILLHGCQLLLCMMSYLTPVLDMLLIPFFPTHRTKITFFNYLLTNIVPRLLSPLIYGIRDQKFVRHIKDYFSCNVILVKVRLLHMW; this is encoded by the coding sequence ATGAACATAACAGACCAACTTAGAATCCCCGACAGTTATCAGGAAGCTTTTgcaaaaaatattgttattgtttctcTTGCTACaatcattattttcataaatggAATGTTAGTGGTCACTTTCTTCTGCAATCCTGTATTTCATAGTGAGTCCAGATACATTCTATACATTAACCTTGTAATAAATGACATCCTCATGATTTGCATATCAGTCACTTTGTATGTGTTGACGTATGCATGGCCGTACAtcaatgtttctatttgttgtACGCTATTAGTAATAGCATCAACTACTTATATGAGCACGCCTTTGAATTTGGCTGGCATGGCAGTAGAACGTTACATTGCTGTCTGTAAACCACTGCATCATACACGGATCTGCACTGTGGAAAGGACCTATATGTTAATCTGTTTGCTATGGGGAATTGGAGCTATCCCTGCAATAATAGACATCATCATTATTGCTGCAATACAACCCagtactttttttaattctctcacATTCTGCCAACCGATTATTGTATACAACACAGTTTATCATGCACAAAAGACCATTGTTACACAGGCTATTTACATGTCTGTTGTGTGGATAACTTTATTCTATACTTACTTTAAAGTTCTTTTTATAGCCAAAGTTGCCTCATCTAGCCATCATCAAAATTCAGCTAAGAAGGCCCGAAATACAATCCTGTTGCATGGCTGTCAGTTACTCCTCTGTATGATGTCTTATTTAACACCTGTCTTGGATATGCTgttaattcctttttttccaaCTCATCGAACTAAGATCACCTTCTTTAACTATCTGCTTACAAACATTGTACCCAGACTCCTGAGTCCTCTTATTTATGGAATTCGAGATCAGAAGTTTGTGAGACATATTAAAGACTACTTTTCCTGTAATGTGATCCTTGTAAAGGTTAGATTGTTACATATGTGGTAG